A genome region from Anastrepha obliqua isolate idAnaObli1 chromosome 4, idAnaObli1_1.0, whole genome shotgun sequence includes the following:
- the LOC129246245 gene encoding endophilin-B1 isoform X3 encodes MNINLPNFNVKNLVKEAGSTLSRVVQLTEEKLGTTERTEYDNEFQNLAERADITKAWTEKIVRDTETVLIPNPQNRIEDFIFEKIEKTKPQRLSNLEHLALDMIEAGGDFGQDLPYGQALIKVGQAEQKLGQCERDFIASSGICFTQPLRKFLDGEMKTITKERGILETKRLDLDACKNRVKKARSMLGQQTKDGVSPEAVLEQAERELRVAQAEFDRQAEITKVLLEGISTSQASHLRHLHAFVETQVRYYKHCIDTMNNLQRDLAKLRPAKPRLRINSEDVDGPPNTINHSIVHPLAKSNDFNTHDFNEFDDNEDLDNFHTIDINNDEVNVDENHENTSSTLRNQSNNTNPFATTDILEQYDIEFDTSAITSV; translated from the exons atgaatataaatttGCCAAATTTCAATGTGAAAAATCTAGTAAAGGAGGCGGGGAGTACACTGTCTAGAGTGGTGCAG CTGACGGAGGAAAAGCTCGGCACAACCGAACGCACGGAATACGACAATGAGTTCCAAAATCTAGCTGAACGTGCCGATATAACAAAAGCATGGACAGAAAAAATAGTACGTGACACTGAAACAGTGTTGATTCCCAATCCACAGAATCGCATtgaagacttcatttttgaaaaaattgaaaaaaccaaGCCGCAACGCCTGAGCAACTTAGAACACTTGGCGTTGGATATGATTGAGGCTGGTGGAGATTTTGGACAAGATTTACCATACGGCCAGGCTTTAATAAAAGTAGGACAAGCTGAACAAAAACTAGGCCAGTGCGAACGTGATTTCATTGCTTCCTCCGGCATATGCTTCACTCAGCCTTTGCGTAAATTCTTAGACGGCGAAATGAAAACTATTACGAAGGAGCGTGGCATATTAGAAACAAAGCG TCTTGACCTGGACGCATGCAAAAATCGCGTGAAGAAAGCCAGAAGTATGTTAGGACAACAGACG AAAGATGGTGTCTCCCCGGAGGCAGTTCTTGAGCAG GCTGAGAGAGAACTACGTGTCGCACAAGCAGAATTCGATCGTCAAGCAGAGATAACCAAAGTATTGCTTGAAGGGATCAGCACATCGCAGGCATCACATTTACGCCATTTGCATGCATTCGTTGAAACGCAGGTTCGCTACTACAAGCACTGTATAGACACAATGAATAATTTGCAGCGCGATTTGGCCAA ACTGCGACCCGCAAAGCCACGCCTCCGCATAAACAGTGAAGATGTGGATGGGCCTCCCAATACGATTAACCACTCAATCGTCCATCCATTAGCGAAATCAAACGATTTCAATACACACGATTTCAATGAATTTGATGATAATGAAGATTTAGATAATTTCCATACAATCGATATAAATAACGATGAAGTAAACGTTGACGAGAATCACGAAAATACCAGTAGCACCCTCAGGAATCAATCAAATAATACCAACCCATTCGCAACTACAGATATTTTGGAGCAATACGATATAGAATTCGACACTAGCGCTATTACATCggtttag
- the LOC129246245 gene encoding endophilin-B1 isoform X4: MNINLPNFNVKNLVKEAGSTLSRVVQLTEEKLGTTERTEYDNEFQNLAERADITKAWTEKIVRDTETVLIPNPQNRIEDFIFEKIEKTKPQRLSNLEHLALDMIEAGGDFGQDLPYGQALIKVGQAEQKLGQCERDFIASSGICFTQPLRKFLDGEMKTITKERGILETKRLDLDACKNRVKKARSMLGQQTAERELRVAQAEFDRQAEITKVLLEGISTSQASHLRHLHAFVETQVRYYKHCIDTMNNLQRDLAKLRPAKPRLRINSEDVDGPPNTINHSIVHPLAKSNDFNTHDFNEFDDNEDLDNFHTIDINNDEVNVDENHENTSSTLRNQSNNTNPFATTDILEQYDIEFDTSAITSV; the protein is encoded by the exons atgaatataaatttGCCAAATTTCAATGTGAAAAATCTAGTAAAGGAGGCGGGGAGTACACTGTCTAGAGTGGTGCAG CTGACGGAGGAAAAGCTCGGCACAACCGAACGCACGGAATACGACAATGAGTTCCAAAATCTAGCTGAACGTGCCGATATAACAAAAGCATGGACAGAAAAAATAGTACGTGACACTGAAACAGTGTTGATTCCCAATCCACAGAATCGCATtgaagacttcatttttgaaaaaattgaaaaaaccaaGCCGCAACGCCTGAGCAACTTAGAACACTTGGCGTTGGATATGATTGAGGCTGGTGGAGATTTTGGACAAGATTTACCATACGGCCAGGCTTTAATAAAAGTAGGACAAGCTGAACAAAAACTAGGCCAGTGCGAACGTGATTTCATTGCTTCCTCCGGCATATGCTTCACTCAGCCTTTGCGTAAATTCTTAGACGGCGAAATGAAAACTATTACGAAGGAGCGTGGCATATTAGAAACAAAGCG TCTTGACCTGGACGCATGCAAAAATCGCGTGAAGAAAGCCAGAAGTATGTTAGGACAACAGACG GCTGAGAGAGAACTACGTGTCGCACAAGCAGAATTCGATCGTCAAGCAGAGATAACCAAAGTATTGCTTGAAGGGATCAGCACATCGCAGGCATCACATTTACGCCATTTGCATGCATTCGTTGAAACGCAGGTTCGCTACTACAAGCACTGTATAGACACAATGAATAATTTGCAGCGCGATTTGGCCAA ACTGCGACCCGCAAAGCCACGCCTCCGCATAAACAGTGAAGATGTGGATGGGCCTCCCAATACGATTAACCACTCAATCGTCCATCCATTAGCGAAATCAAACGATTTCAATACACACGATTTCAATGAATTTGATGATAATGAAGATTTAGATAATTTCCATACAATCGATATAAATAACGATGAAGTAAACGTTGACGAGAATCACGAAAATACCAGTAGCACCCTCAGGAATCAATCAAATAATACCAACCCATTCGCAACTACAGATATTTTGGAGCAATACGATATAGAATTCGACACTAGCGCTATTACATCggtttag
- the LOC129246245 gene encoding endophilin-B1 isoform X1 — translation MNINLPNFNVKNLVKEAGSTLSRVVQLTEEKLGTTERTEYDNEFQNLAERADITKAWTEKIVRDTETVLIPNPQNRIEDFIFEKIEKTKPQRLSNLEHLALDMIEAGGDFGQDLPYGQALIKVGQAEQKLGQCERDFIASSGICFTQPLRKFLDGEMKTITKERGILETKRLDLDACKNRVKKARSMLGQQTKDGVSPEAVLEQAERELRVAQAEFDRQAEITKVLLEGISTSQASHLRHLHAFVETQVRYYKHCIDTMNNLQRDLANLGGPTPYAPIDIYNDDDGSGNHSASSGIGLNAGGGGGGSGAGIGAGSGVGAGSGGRRRNPGDPILNADQMRRARVLCAYDAKDHTELNLNANEVIFVTECSPVNPDYMYGKQGLLKGLVPRAFLEMLEDEENDTNNF, via the exons atgaatataaatttGCCAAATTTCAATGTGAAAAATCTAGTAAAGGAGGCGGGGAGTACACTGTCTAGAGTGGTGCAG CTGACGGAGGAAAAGCTCGGCACAACCGAACGCACGGAATACGACAATGAGTTCCAAAATCTAGCTGAACGTGCCGATATAACAAAAGCATGGACAGAAAAAATAGTACGTGACACTGAAACAGTGTTGATTCCCAATCCACAGAATCGCATtgaagacttcatttttgaaaaaattgaaaaaaccaaGCCGCAACGCCTGAGCAACTTAGAACACTTGGCGTTGGATATGATTGAGGCTGGTGGAGATTTTGGACAAGATTTACCATACGGCCAGGCTTTAATAAAAGTAGGACAAGCTGAACAAAAACTAGGCCAGTGCGAACGTGATTTCATTGCTTCCTCCGGCATATGCTTCACTCAGCCTTTGCGTAAATTCTTAGACGGCGAAATGAAAACTATTACGAAGGAGCGTGGCATATTAGAAACAAAGCG TCTTGACCTGGACGCATGCAAAAATCGCGTGAAGAAAGCCAGAAGTATGTTAGGACAACAGACG AAAGATGGTGTCTCCCCGGAGGCAGTTCTTGAGCAG GCTGAGAGAGAACTACGTGTCGCACAAGCAGAATTCGATCGTCAAGCAGAGATAACCAAAGTATTGCTTGAAGGGATCAGCACATCGCAGGCATCACATTTACGCCATTTGCATGCATTCGTTGAAACGCAGGTTCGCTACTACAAGCACTGTATAGACACAATGAATAATTTGCAGCGCGATTTGGCCAA TTTGGGAGGCCCGACCCCATATGCTCCGATTGATAtatacaatgatgatgatggtagTGGCAATCATAGCGCCTCTAGTGGCATTGGGCTCAATGCtggtggcggcggcggcggtaGCGGCGCTGGCATTGGTGCTGGTTCTGGCGTAGGCGCTGGAAGTGGCGGCAGAAGACGCAACCCAGGCGATCCAATACTCAACGCTGATCAAATGAGACGCGCACGGGTATTATGCGCCTACGACGCTAAAGATCATACTGAATTGAATCTGAATGCCAATGAG GTAATTTTTGTTACGGAATGCTCACCAGTAAATCCCGATTACATGTATGGAAAGCAGGGTTTATTAAAAGGATTGGTGCCACGCGCATTTCTTGAAATGCTCGaagatgaagagaatgacaccaataatttctaa
- the LOC129246245 gene encoding endophilin-B1 isoform X2 → MNINLPNFNVKNLVKEAGSTLSRVVQLTEEKLGTTERTEYDNEFQNLAERADITKAWTEKIVRDTETVLIPNPQNRIEDFIFEKIEKTKPQRLSNLEHLALDMIEAGGDFGQDLPYGQALIKVGQAEQKLGQCERDFIASSGICFTQPLRKFLDGEMKTITKERGILETKRLDLDACKNRVKKARSMLGQQTAERELRVAQAEFDRQAEITKVLLEGISTSQASHLRHLHAFVETQVRYYKHCIDTMNNLQRDLANLGGPTPYAPIDIYNDDDGSGNHSASSGIGLNAGGGGGGSGAGIGAGSGVGAGSGGRRRNPGDPILNADQMRRARVLCAYDAKDHTELNLNANEVIFVTECSPVNPDYMYGKQGLLKGLVPRAFLEMLEDEENDTNNF, encoded by the exons atgaatataaatttGCCAAATTTCAATGTGAAAAATCTAGTAAAGGAGGCGGGGAGTACACTGTCTAGAGTGGTGCAG CTGACGGAGGAAAAGCTCGGCACAACCGAACGCACGGAATACGACAATGAGTTCCAAAATCTAGCTGAACGTGCCGATATAACAAAAGCATGGACAGAAAAAATAGTACGTGACACTGAAACAGTGTTGATTCCCAATCCACAGAATCGCATtgaagacttcatttttgaaaaaattgaaaaaaccaaGCCGCAACGCCTGAGCAACTTAGAACACTTGGCGTTGGATATGATTGAGGCTGGTGGAGATTTTGGACAAGATTTACCATACGGCCAGGCTTTAATAAAAGTAGGACAAGCTGAACAAAAACTAGGCCAGTGCGAACGTGATTTCATTGCTTCCTCCGGCATATGCTTCACTCAGCCTTTGCGTAAATTCTTAGACGGCGAAATGAAAACTATTACGAAGGAGCGTGGCATATTAGAAACAAAGCG TCTTGACCTGGACGCATGCAAAAATCGCGTGAAGAAAGCCAGAAGTATGTTAGGACAACAGACG GCTGAGAGAGAACTACGTGTCGCACAAGCAGAATTCGATCGTCAAGCAGAGATAACCAAAGTATTGCTTGAAGGGATCAGCACATCGCAGGCATCACATTTACGCCATTTGCATGCATTCGTTGAAACGCAGGTTCGCTACTACAAGCACTGTATAGACACAATGAATAATTTGCAGCGCGATTTGGCCAA TTTGGGAGGCCCGACCCCATATGCTCCGATTGATAtatacaatgatgatgatggtagTGGCAATCATAGCGCCTCTAGTGGCATTGGGCTCAATGCtggtggcggcggcggcggtaGCGGCGCTGGCATTGGTGCTGGTTCTGGCGTAGGCGCTGGAAGTGGCGGCAGAAGACGCAACCCAGGCGATCCAATACTCAACGCTGATCAAATGAGACGCGCACGGGTATTATGCGCCTACGACGCTAAAGATCATACTGAATTGAATCTGAATGCCAATGAG GTAATTTTTGTTACGGAATGCTCACCAGTAAATCCCGATTACATGTATGGAAAGCAGGGTTTATTAAAAGGATTGGTGCCACGCGCATTTCTTGAAATGCTCGaagatgaagagaatgacaccaataatttctaa